In the genome of Sebastes umbrosus isolate fSebUmb1 chromosome 14, fSebUmb1.pri, whole genome shotgun sequence, one region contains:
- the LOC119502523 gene encoding guanine nucleotide-binding protein G(o) subunit alpha-like, whose product MFCCLNILPTPLQMCMGMCLRLDVTEEGKRAKLRSSRIEQDLCEHARTEMNVMKILMLGAAESGKSTLIRQIRIIHSHGFSTQELMSFKPAVLDNLVTSVKMVLHGMGMLRINLANMNNKRYARSILSCSQCLGDDQELLPFVAHAIYALLADQGVRLAAARGYEFELNDSALYFFENMSRIIAPKYVPTESDVLRVRLRTCGIIETQFQLNEMTFRLYDVGGQRSERRKWLSCFDSIQAVLFVVALSSYDMTQTEESPGIRLQESLELFRSICNNTVFRSTSLILFMNKTDLFRDKILHSGRHLRFYLSSYTGADRDVDAAAHHITAMFSSCSNSSPDKPVYHHFTTATDTASVQLVFHMVIEQVLKVNLAAVQLL is encoded by the exons ATGTTTTGCTGTCTTAATATACTGCCAACTCCACTGCag ATGTGCATGGGAATGTGCCTGCGCCTGGACGTCACAGAGGAGGGCAAAAGGGCCAAACTCCGGAGCTCTAGGATAGAGCAAGACCTCTGTGAACATGCCAGGACTGAGATGAATGTGATGAAAATCCTCATGCTCG gGGCTGCAGAGAGTGGCAAGAGCACGCTGATCAGACAGATTAGGATAATCCACAGTCACGGCTTCTCCACACAGGAGCTCATGAGTTTTAAG CCTGCAGTCCTGGACAACCTGGTGACCTCTGTGAAGATGGTTCTCCATGGAATGGGCATGCTGAGGATTAACCTCGCCAACATGAACAACAAG CGGTACGCCCGCTCCATCCTGTCCTGCAGTCAGTGTTTGGGAGACGACCAGGAGCTGCTTCCTTTCGTGGCTCACGCCATCTATGCGCTTTTGGCCGACCAAGGGGTCCGACTAGCTGCAGCCAGAGGTTACGAGTTTGAGCTGAATGACTCTGCACTCTA CTTCTTTGAGAACATGAGTCGGATCATCGCTCCCAAATACGTTCCCACCGAGTCAGACGTTCTGAGAGTGAGACTGAGGACCTGTGGCATCATCGAGACGCAGTTTCAACTTAATGAAATGACTTTTCG GTTGTATGATGTCGGCGGCCAGcggagtgagaggaggaagtGGCTTAGCTGCTTTGACAGCATTCAGGCCGTGTTGTTTGTCGTAGCCCTGAGCAGCTACGATATGACGCAGACGGAGGAGTCTCCAGGG aTTCGGCTGCAGGAAAGTCTTGAACTTTTTAGATCCATCTGCAACAACACAGTCTTCAGGAGCACCTCGCTG ATCCTCTTTATGAACAAAACTGACCTTTTCCGGGACAAGATCCTACACTCTGGAAGACACTTGAGATTTTACCTCTCCAGTTACACAG GAGCAGATCGTGACGTGGACGCTGCAGCCCACCACATCACCGCCATGTTCTCCTCATGCAGCAACAGCAGTCCAGACAAACCCGTGTACCACCACTTCACCACGGCCACAGACACCGCTAGCGTGCAGCTGGTCTTCCACATGGTCATAGAGCAGGTTCTGAAGGTGAACCTAGcagctgtccagctgctgtaa